In the Arachis ipaensis cultivar K30076 chromosome B04, Araip1.1, whole genome shotgun sequence genome, CTTCGTCATTATCCTCATCACATATCCATTATAAATTTACTATAAATCCTAGAAGTTTTACTTTATTCGATAATATTTGTTAATGATATTTTCGAAGTGCATCTATCTCTATCATATGATGCCACTAAGTTTCACATATGAAGTTACTTGTGACAGAGCAGAGTTGTCAACATGtcatttaacaaaataaatagaagATTCAATCAACtcacaatttcaaaatttatgggATCCATTTCCTTCAGCTTCTCAACATGGTTATTTGTATCAGGATCCATTATATGAATTAGATGAGAAAATAGCTACAAACAAATGaattaaatattttagaaaggGACAGTTTTTTGTACCTTCCAGCAAAGACAATAATCCTTTGCTACTGCTTCTTATTTTGCCGATGCTTAAGAGCCAATTGTGCCACCTGAATGCCAGTGGCtagtgacgaatggatttttgacggtttagaatttcacaaatgaattctcgttgcaagtatagtttctaaaccaatcactaatcctttcatacaaaaatttgtttgtcacaagtacaaacccctaaattctataaaccgaagtactcaaacctcgggtcgttctccctaggacttacaatgaagtgtctttgccttgtgcgcgtgcgcgtgcatgactgactttgcttctttgactttttatgcttctctccctttgtatgcttccttccttgcttcctttgatccatgcctagcctatttcaaccctggaattactagcaaacacctcaaggcatcttatgaaatcaaacagaaactagaattcaccaaaataaggctttaaaagtatgtttttacacttaagcacaatcatggaagagataacaaaaccatgctaattcttaggctaaatgtgacaaaaggttatcaaaatgctctaaattcaaggcaaaacaaaccgtcaaattggggtttgtcagctAGGTTCATATCACCACCTATTTCTAATCTTAAATAAGGAAGAAAAATCTTCCTTTGGTCTCCCCATACCTGCTCAAACAAGGACAAGAAGGAGGAGTCAAAATCAAGTcataacaagaacatgaaggaacaAGAATATGCATGCAAATTCCATTCTTCATCTCCACCTTTTCCTAGCATGTAACATTTTCTAAGGTACAAAACTAATGAAGCTCAGAATTGTATGTTAGAAACATACCACTACAACCTCAGTGTTGGTCTTGGTCCCTTTAAATAAAGCAGCCCTCTATACAAGTTCATGTTGCAATGCTTTTAtctgaaaatgaattttattaaaaggttaaatttaaatttgcagtttaaatatatatatatatatatatatatatatatatactcacccTTTCCCTTTCTAAATTAAGCACTTGCAAGAGCAACTAGATAGAATTATTATCCCTGTAAAAATAATGATATTAATATGAATGTATAAGATGTAAAATGTACCGCTAGCATGTGTGTTTAATTGAGCAAGATTCTAATTTTGTAGTTGCAGTTTTTGAACATTGCCTCTTAACATCTGTATCTCAGCTTTagtctatttaattattttactgTTTCCAATTTTAATCAAGGAAAATAAagcaaattctttttaattatatattttcttAGATTACATGAGAGGATACTTTTTCTCAACTAGGAGCTTCAGTAGAGTCATTCTTTCCTGCATAAAAAAGATTCAAGTACTGTTATTTTAGCCATACTATACTACTTTGATGAAGTGAAGGATAGGCCTGACAGCAAATTTTTTGTGTAGATATAGTATAATTGAAAAAAGATTAATCATGTCTGATAATGGATATCCAATCTCAgggagaaataaaaaagataaaaagaaaaattgaagaatAAATATTATTGTAAGAATAAATATTATTGTAAGCTCAGAATAAATGAAGCTCAGAATTCTTGGTTTATGACCTCTTGTTTTTTCTCTGCATTTCTAATTTTGGTGCATTCTACCATCTCTTTTTTTCTGTTCTCCCAAGATTCATCACAGAACACCTATAACAAGTTAAGAAAAAAAATCTGTTACAAGTAGCATCTTATGACACGAATAATTGAATGTGCTGCTTTGATGTCAATGCCATGGCTCACCTTGATTTGGTCATTTACGGAGTTTTTCATCGATACATAGCCCGGAATCTTCCCCTTCGCAGAAGCATTGGCAGCAGCTATTTTCCTTTGGTCTTGGAATTGTTCAATTTCTCTCAGTAGCTTATAGCAATGATTCTCATAGTAATCCCATTTGATCTGTTTAAATTTTTCAACACTCCAAACTTCAATGCTTACCTTGGTATAAATTTTTAATCAAATCAAAGATCATAACTTATAAGTCCTTAAATTACAGTATTTCTAAGCACTTCTAGTGACTGAAATTTATCAGCATCTCTCTGATGAGTGTTTATGTTCCTCAGAATTCGCTTTTCGTCCGCGAGACTCATACTTCCGTGTCGCATCAATGAATTCAGATTCTATACAATGTACATTGTTATCAAGTGTAAGATGTAAATAGAGATTAATCACAACACAATATATATCCTACTAAAGTTCTAAGCTCTTACATGGTTATCAATCTCTTCTTCTGTGAAGCATTTCTCCTTCTTAGATCTTCTCCTAGTTGCATTGTTCATGAAACACAATTCATCAAGAGCCACATACAAGTTACTTAGTATCTTCCCTTTTCGTGCGACGTGGCGTCTCCACTCCATTTTCCAGTAGTATGAGCTTCTCATCCCAGACGCAACATAGTCCTTTTCTGACTGTTAACAAAAATAGCATAACATCATTATATTATTCTCTGTCTTCTATATCAAAATTGAAGGCTGAAATCAATGCTTACAATTTTCTCTTTGATTTTATCAGTGATTTCACGAATATCTCGGTTCATTTTCTCCACCGTGAGCTCTTGTTTCTTGATTTGAGATATTGAATCAGGCTCTGATGATGGCCAAAGCTTCAGAAA is a window encoding:
- the LOC107639593 gene encoding uncharacterized protein LOC107639593 isoform X3 — encoded protein: MAHTFSISLLFTRSKFYFLKLWPSSEPDSISQIKKQELTVEKMNRDIREITDKIKEKISEKDYVASGMRSSYYWKMEWRRHVARKGKILSNLYVALDELCFMNNATRRRSKKEKCFTEEEIDNHNLNSLMRHGSMSLADEKRILRNINTHQRDADKFQSLEVLRNTIKWDYYENHCYKLLREIEQFQDQRKIAAANASAKGKIPGYVSMKNSVNDQIKVFCDESWENRKKEMVECTKIRNAEKKQEIKALQHELV
- the LOC107639593 gene encoding uncharacterized protein LOC107639593 isoform X4, with amino-acid sequence MAHTFSISLLFTRSKFYFLKLWPSSEPDSISQIKKQELTVEKMNRDIREITDKIKEKISEKDYVASGMRSSYYWKMEWRRHVARKGKILSNLYVALDELCFMNNATRRRSKKEKCFTEEEIDNHNLNSLMRHGSMSLADEKRILRNINTHQRDADKFQSLEVLRNTIKWDYYENHCYKLLREIEQFQDQRKIAAANASAKGKIPGYVSMKNSVNDQIKVFCDESWENRKKEMVECTKIRNAEKKQEG
- the LOC107639593 gene encoding uncharacterized protein LOC107639593 isoform X1, translated to MAHTFSISLLFTRSKFYFLKLWPSSEPDSISQIKKQELTVEKMNRDIREITDKIKEKISEKDYVASGMRSSYYWKMEWRRHVARKGKILSNLYVALDELCFMNNATRRRSKKEKCFTEEEIDNHNLNSLMRHGSMSLADEKRILRNINTHQRDADKFQSLEVLRNTIKWDYYENHCYKLLREIEQFQDQRKIAAANASAKGKIPGYVSMKNSVNDQIKVFCDESWENRKKEMVECTKIRNAEKKQEERMTLLKLLVEKKYPLM
- the LOC107639593 gene encoding uncharacterized protein LOC107639593 isoform X5, whose protein sequence is MNRDIREITDKIKEKISEKDYVASGMRSSYYWKMEWRRHVARKGKILSNLYVALDELCFMNNATRRRSKKEKCFTEEEIDNHNLNSLMRHGSMSLADEKRILRNINTHQRDADKFQSLEVLRNTIKWDYYENHCYKLLREIEQFQDQRKIAAANASAKGKIPGYVSMKNSVNDQIKVFCDESWENRKKEMVECTKIRNAEKKQEERMTLLKLLVEKKYPLM
- the LOC107639593 gene encoding uncharacterized protein LOC107639593 isoform X2, producing the protein MAHTFSISLLFTRSKLWPSSEPDSISQIKKQELTVEKMNRDIREITDKIKEKISEKDYVASGMRSSYYWKMEWRRHVARKGKILSNLYVALDELCFMNNATRRRSKKEKCFTEEEIDNHNLNSLMRHGSMSLADEKRILRNINTHQRDADKFQSLEVLRNTIKWDYYENHCYKLLREIEQFQDQRKIAAANASAKGKIPGYVSMKNSVNDQIKVFCDESWENRKKEMVECTKIRNAEKKQEERMTLLKLLVEKKYPLM